The Starkeya sp. ORNL1 DNA window CGATGTGGTTGAGATTGAAGCGATAGACCGGTCCGCGGTCGGTCTCCGCCGGCGTCATCGGGAACGCGAGGCCGCTGATCAGGCCGCGCCATTCCGGGATCGGATAATGCAGCGCAAAATGCGCGAAGGTCTTGGCGAGCGCCATGGTGACGCTGCGCTCCGGCGAGATGATCGTGAACAGCACGCCGACCTCGTGGCCGACCTGGCCGGCCAGCGGCTCCAGCTTGCCCATCACGCCGTCGCGGCCATAGACCCGCATGCGGATGGAATAGTCGTCGGGCCCGACGCGGCCCTGGAACATCTCCTGCACCCGCGCGGCGAAGCGCTCGCACATGCCGGCGAACCAGCTGTCGATCTGGCGGATGATGTAGGGCTCGCGGATGCCGGCCATGATCGCCGCCTGGTAGCCGGCAAGCTCGGCGCCCTCCAGCTTGAAGGTCGGCCGCTCGCTCGGCAGGAAGCGCGAGCGGGTGACACGCACCGCGCGGTCGTTCAAGGCCTCGTATTCGCAGCCCGACGTATCCAGCGTGCCGCCCGGCTCGGTGATGAGGAACGGGTCGGCATTCTCGTAGAGCGAGTGCGAGGCAACGCTCTGCGGCGTGCAGCGCGCCTCGGGGTCGAGCGGCTCGATATCGAAATGATCGTCGCGCACCCAGGCGAAGATGCTGTCCGGCCGCTTGCGCTGCACCGTGGAGGCGGTGCCGCATTCGAGGATCTTGGCGGCGTGCCAGGCTGAGCCGGGGTCGGCATTGCGCATCAGCGGCACCGCCGCGAACAGCGCGGTGTCGGAGGCGCGTCCGGTGAGGATGACGTCGGCCCCCGCCTCGATCGCCTGCACGATCGGCTCGTGCCCCATCATGGCGACGATGTGCGAGCTGCGCTCGATGATCGCCTCGCTGATCTCCGGCGCCGGATTGAGCGGGGTGATGCGACCCTCGCGCAGCTCCTGCTTGAGGAAGCCCTTGTCCTGCTCGCTGCGCACCAGGCCGAGATTGAAGCTCAGTCCCTCCTCGCGGGCGATCTCCAGCGCGATGTCGCGCATCCAGGCGACGCCGGCGTCGCCGCCCGCCATGCCGCATGAGCCGACGATGAGCGGGACCTTGAGCGTGTCCCTGCCCTGCAGCATCAGCTTGAGGTCGCGCTTGGTGCCTTCGCGGGAGAAATGCGGCTCGCCGGTGCCGAGATGATACGGCCCGGCATCGCTGGAGCCGCCGTCGCAGGCTATGACGTCGGGCTTCAAGGAAATCCCCTTGGCGAAGGAGGATTCCATGAAGCCGGACCCGATCTGGCCGGATGCCGACAGTACCCGTACCTCTCCCATGGCGTCACCTCATGTTCTGATTTTGCCGTCCGGACCGAGCACTCGGATCGGGCGCCCGGCCAGGAATGCCTGGATGTTCTCGACGGTCTCGCCGTAATAGAGCTCGTAATTCTCGCGGATCACGTAGCCGATGTGCGGCGTTGCCAGCACGTTCGGCAGATGGCGATAGGGGTGGTCGCGCGGCAGCGGCTCGTCATTATAGACATCGAGCCCGGCACCACCGATGCGCCCGGCGCGCAGCGCCGCGATCATCGCGTCCTCGTCGATCAGCGGCATGCGCGAGGTGTTGATGAGGAAGGCGCTCTTCTTCATGCGCGCGATCTCCGGCGCGCCGACCACGCCGACCGAGCGCTCGCTCTCCGGCATGTGGATGGTGATCGCGTCGGAGCGCGCGAAGAGCTCTTCCTTGCTCACAGCCTCGACGCCGTGCGGGCCGGCGCGGTGCTGGGTGAGGTTGGGGCTCCAGGCGATCAGCTTCATGCCGAAGGCCTGGCCGACTTGCGCCACCGGAATGCCCATGGTGCCGAGCCCGAGAATGCCGAGCGTCTTGCCGCGTACCGCGGAGCCGAGTTGCACCTGCCAGCCGCCATTGCGGACCGAGGCGACCTCGTGATGGATGCCGCGGAACAGCGAGAGGATCATCGCCCAGGTCACTTCCACCGTCGGGAAGGAATGGGAGGTGGTGCTGCACACGGTGATGCCGAGATCGGCGGCCGCGGGCAGATCGATCGAGCGATCGTTGCGCAGCCCGGTCGCCAGCAGCAGCTTCAGCCGCGGCAGCCGCTCCAGCACGCGGCGCGGGAACAGGGTGCGCTCGCGCACCCGGCCGACCGCGTCGAAATCGGCGAGCCGGGCGACGAGCCGGTCCTCGTCCTTCTCGTGGTCGGCGAATGCCACCACCTGGCATTCCGGCGGGAGATTGCCCCACGGGGCGCAGGACAGGGCGACGTTCTGGTAATCGTCGAGCAACGCAATGCGCATGGATGAATCCTAAGCGGCGGCTAGGCCGGGAGAAGGAACAGGGTCGCGGCGGGCCTCGCTCGCCGGGAAGACCACCGAGCCGGCGGTCGGGACATGCAGCCAGAGCTGGGCCTGGTCATAGTCGGCCGGGGATTCGACCTTCACCACCACGCCGCCCACAGTGAGCTGGTATTGCCAGCGCCCGCCTATGTAGCTGCGCGTTGTGACGCTGGCGGGCAGCACCACGCCCTCCTCGCCGGGTGCATGGTCGGGGGAGGTGGTAAGTTCCAGCTTCTCCGGGCGGATCGCCACCGTCACCCGCGCGCCGGGCGCGAGATCGCGCGGCAGCACGGTGCGCATCTCGGCGCCGCCGTCGAGCCGCACCAAGGCGGTGCGCGCCGCATCCGCGGCGACGACCGCTCCGGAAAAGAAATTGCTGGTGCCGATAAAGTCGGCGACGAACGGATCGGCCGGGTGCTCGTAGATTTCGCGCGGCGTACCGAGCTGGACGATGCGCCCGCCATTCATCACCGCGATACGGTCGGAAAGCGCCAGCGCCTCGATCTGGTCGTGGGTGACATAGAGCGTGGTGAGCCGCACCTTCTGGTGCAGGTGATCGAGCCAGGTCCGCGCCCGCTCGCGCAGCTTGGCGTCGAGATTGGAGAGCGGCTCGTCGAGCAGCAGCACCAGCGGCTGATAGACCAGCGTGCGGGCCAGCGCGACACGCTGCTGCTGGCCGCCGGAGAGCTGGTGCGGGTAGCGGTCGGCATAGTCCGCCATCTCCACCAGCGCCAGGGCTTCGGCGATGCGCGCGCTCCGCTCCTTGGAGCGGATCTTCCGGAGCTTCAGCGGGAAGGCGAGGTTCTGCTGCACCGTCATGTGCGGCCAGAGCGCGTAGGACTGGAACACCAGCCCGCAATTGCGCGCTTCCGCCGGCAGCACCTGGCCCTTCGCGCTGTCGAAGAACACCCGGTCGCCGGCGCGGATCAGCCCCTGGTCCGGCACATCGAGCCCGGCCACCGCGGCGAGCGTGGTCGATTTCCCGCAACCGCTCGGGCCGAGCAGCGTGAGGAATTCGCCGTCGGCAATGTGGAAGCTGACATTGTCGACCGCGGTGACGAGGCCGAAGCGCTTGGTGAGGTTCTGGACGACGAGCTCAACCATAGATCTTGACCCCGAATGCGCGGCGCATGGCGGCGATGAAGACGACGGTGAAGATGATCTGCACGAAGGACAGCGCCGCGACTCGTCCCATCTCGCCCTGCACCCAGAACTGGATCAGTGCGGTGCCGATGACTTCCGTTCCCGGCGCGAACAGGAACAGCGCCGTGGAGTATTCCTTGAAGAAATAGACAAAGAGCAAAGTGAAGCAGGTGAACAGCGCCGGCGTCATCAGCTTGAGGATGACGACGCGCACCGAGGTCCACCAGTCGGCACCCATGACGCGGGCGCTGCGGTCGAGGTCCGGGCCGATCTGCATCAGCGAGGGCGAGAGCGCGCCGAAACCGGTGGGGATGTAGCGCATCGTGTAGGCGATCACGAGGATCCACAGCGTGTTGCGCATCCAGCCCAGCGGCGGCAGGAACACTGCGGCATAGAAGAAGCCGATGCCGGCAATCAGCCCCGGCAGCGCCCGCGGGAACAGCGCGAGATATTCGAGCTGGCGGCGCAGCCGGAAGTCCGAGCGGTGTACGATGAGCGAGATCAGCGCGACGAAGCAGGTCGCGAGCGCCGCCCCGCCGATGCTGACGATGATGGTGTTCACAATGGCGCGGCGCGTGATCTCCAGCGAGAACACCTCTTCGAAATGCTCCGGGGTCAGCAGTTCCCAGAACGGGATCATAGGCGTGAGGAAGTTCACGCAGGCCCTGAGTCCCAGCACGCCGATCGGGAAGATGATGAACAGCAGCACATAGCTGCCGACCAGCGCGAAAGCGACCCAGCGCAGCTTGCCGAGCTTGAACGGGCGCGGGCGGGTCGCCTTGCCGCCGACGGTGACGAAGCGCCGCGAGTTGCGCAGCATGCGGCCCTGCAGGAACACCAGCAGCATGACGATGACCAGCAGCAGCACTGCCGCCGTGCCCACCAGTCCGTAATTCGGTTTCGGCGTGGATAGCCCCTGCGTGAACAGGAAGGTGGTGAAGAAGCTGATGCCGGCCGGCTCGCCGAAGATCAGCGGGATGGAGAGCATCTCCAGCGCCGCGGTGAAGTTCAGCACGCCGCCATAGAGGATGGAAGGCAGCAGCAGCGGCAAGGTGATCGACCACAGCGTGCGCAGCGGCTTCGCCCCGCAGGAGCGCGCGGCATCCTCCAGCGAGGGATCGGCCAGCGCCGAGGAGCCGAGGCAATAAAGCAGCGCCAGCGGCACCTGCGAGATGCCGGCGATGATCGACATGCCGGTGAGCGAATAGAGCGTCCACGGGTCGGCGCCGAGGAAGCTCTTCACGAACAGCGTCACGAACCCGGCCGAGCCATAGGCGAGGAACCAGCCGAAGGCGAGCACGAGGTGGGAGATGAAGAGCGGCCATAGCAGCATGCTGCCGAAGAAGCCGCGGCACGGCAGGTCGGTGCGCCCGATCAGCACCGCGAAGAACGCGCCGAGCGTCTGCGCGATCAGCGTGGTGATGGAAGCGAAGACGAAGGAGTTGAACAGCACCTTGCGGAGCTGCTCGCTGGCGAACAGGTCCTTGTAGTTCTGCAGCGTCAGGATCTGGCCGCGGTCATAGAGCGGCCGGTCGATGAAGGACTGGTAGATGATCGGCAGGACCGGCGCCACCACCAGCACGAGGGTGACGAGGAACACCGACCAGTAGATCACCGTCGAGCGGGTGATCTGCCTGGGATTGGTGATGTAGCCCGGCAAGGCGCCGGGCGGCGCGAAATCCTGGACGATGG harbors:
- a CDS encoding ABC transporter ATP-binding protein; this encodes MVELVVQNLTKRFGLVTAVDNVSFHIADGEFLTLLGPSGCGKSTTLAAVAGLDVPDQGLIRAGDRVFFDSAKGQVLPAEARNCGLVFQSYALWPHMTVQQNLAFPLKLRKIRSKERSARIAEALALVEMADYADRYPHQLSGGQQQRVALARTLVYQPLVLLLDEPLSNLDAKLRERARTWLDHLHQKVRLTTLYVTHDQIEALALSDRIAVMNGGRIVQLGTPREIYEHPADPFVADFIGTSNFFSGAVVAADAARTALVRLDGGAEMRTVLPRDLAPGARVTVAIRPEKLELTTSPDHAPGEEGVVLPASVTTRSYIGGRWQYQLTVGGVVVKVESPADYDQAQLWLHVPTAGSVVFPASEARRDPVPSPGLAAA
- a CDS encoding iron ABC transporter permease; the protein is MAIVQDFAPPGALPGYITNPRQITRSTVIYWSVFLVTLVLVVAPVLPIIYQSFIDRPLYDRGQILTLQNYKDLFASEQLRKVLFNSFVFASITTLIAQTLGAFFAVLIGRTDLPCRGFFGSMLLWPLFISHLVLAFGWFLAYGSAGFVTLFVKSFLGADPWTLYSLTGMSIIAGISQVPLALLYCLGSSALADPSLEDAARSCGAKPLRTLWSITLPLLLPSILYGGVLNFTAALEMLSIPLIFGEPAGISFFTTFLFTQGLSTPKPNYGLVGTAAVLLLVIVMLLVFLQGRMLRNSRRFVTVGGKATRPRPFKLGKLRWVAFALVGSYVLLFIIFPIGVLGLRACVNFLTPMIPFWELLTPEHFEEVFSLEITRRAIVNTIIVSIGGAALATCFVALISLIVHRSDFRLRRQLEYLALFPRALPGLIAGIGFFYAAVFLPPLGWMRNTLWILVIAYTMRYIPTGFGALSPSLMQIGPDLDRSARVMGADWWTSVRVVILKLMTPALFTCFTLLFVYFFKEYSTALFLFAPGTEVIGTALIQFWVQGEMGRVAALSFVQIIFTVVFIAAMRRAFGVKIYG
- a CDS encoding acyclic terpene utilization AtuA family protein — protein: MGEVRVLSASGQIGSGFMESSFAKGISLKPDVIACDGGSSDAGPYHLGTGEPHFSREGTKRDLKLMLQGRDTLKVPLIVGSCGMAGGDAGVAWMRDIALEIAREEGLSFNLGLVRSEQDKGFLKQELREGRITPLNPAPEISEAIIERSSHIVAMMGHEPIVQAIEAGADVILTGRASDTALFAAVPLMRNADPGSAWHAAKILECGTASTVQRKRPDSIFAWVRDDHFDIEPLDPEARCTPQSVASHSLYENADPFLITEPGGTLDTSGCEYEALNDRAVRVTRSRFLPSERPTFKLEGAELAGYQAAIMAGIREPYIIRQIDSWFAGMCERFAARVQEMFQGRVGPDDYSIRMRVYGRDGVMGKLEPLAGQVGHEVGVLFTIISPERSVTMALAKTFAHFALHYPIPEWRGLISGLAFPMTPAETDRGPVYRFNLNHIVAPREPRAMFRHEYMEVG
- a CDS encoding D-2-hydroxyacid dehydrogenase family protein, translated to MRIALLDDYQNVALSCAPWGNLPPECQVVAFADHEKDEDRLVARLADFDAVGRVRERTLFPRRVLERLPRLKLLLATGLRNDRSIDLPAAADLGITVCSTTSHSFPTVEVTWAMILSLFRGIHHEVASVRNGGWQVQLGSAVRGKTLGILGLGTMGIPVAQVGQAFGMKLIAWSPNLTQHRAGPHGVEAVSKEELFARSDAITIHMPESERSVGVVGAPEIARMKKSAFLINTSRMPLIDEDAMIAALRAGRIGGAGLDVYNDEPLPRDHPYRHLPNVLATPHIGYVIRENYELYYGETVENIQAFLAGRPIRVLGPDGKIRT